The following proteins are co-located in the Flavobacteriales bacterium genome:
- the rsmH gene encoding 16S rRNA (cytosine(1402)-N(4))-methyltransferase RsmH, which yields MTSNSYHIPVLLHAAVKGLNIQPSGIYVDVTFGGGGHSREILSHLDNGTLCAFDQDSDAKNNLINDSRFRFYPTNFSNLQSALAMDGIENVNGILADLGVSSHQFDDAERGFSLRYEAPLDMRMDQQSPLSAFDVINSYETEKLKIIFREYGEAENAGKLAYFIGEARKQKAISTTGELLQIIDRVAPRKKEKQYQAKIFQAIRIEVNDEMSVLRDFLQQSLKVLSPGGRLVVISYHSLEDRLVKNFMRSGNLSGEIEKDFFGVPITPFTDLTKKPLVPDEAEIEQNPRSRSAKLRIAEKK from the coding sequence ATGACCAGTAACAGCTATCACATCCCTGTTCTTTTACATGCTGCTGTTAAAGGGCTCAACATTCAACCCTCAGGAATTTATGTGGATGTCACCTTTGGAGGTGGCGGACACTCGCGTGAAATTTTATCGCATCTCGATAATGGAACGCTCTGTGCATTCGATCAGGATTCGGATGCGAAGAACAATCTGATTAACGATTCCCGTTTTCGGTTTTATCCCACCAATTTCTCCAATCTCCAATCTGCATTAGCAATGGATGGAATTGAAAACGTAAATGGAATTCTTGCAGATCTGGGTGTTTCTTCTCATCAGTTCGATGATGCCGAGCGTGGATTTTCACTTCGCTATGAAGCGCCACTCGATATGCGAATGGATCAGCAATCGCCCCTGAGTGCTTTCGATGTTATCAATTCCTATGAAACCGAAAAGTTGAAAATTATTTTTCGCGAATACGGTGAAGCGGAGAATGCCGGAAAACTAGCCTATTTCATTGGGGAAGCAAGAAAACAAAAAGCCATTTCTACCACGGGAGAATTATTGCAGATCATTGACCGCGTTGCACCGCGAAAAAAAGAAAAGCAATACCAGGCAAAAATTTTTCAGGCGATTCGCATTGAGGTAAATGATGAAATGTCGGTTTTGCGCGATTTCCTGCAACAAAGTCTTAAAGTGCTTTCACCAGGCGGAAGACTTGTTGTGATTTCCTATCACTCGCTCGAAGACCGCTTAGTGAAAAATTTTATGCGATCGGGAAACCTGAGTGGAGAAATAGAAAAAGATTTTTTCGGAGTACCCATTACACCGTTCACCGATTTAACAAAAAAACCGTTGGTGCCCGACGAAGCAGAAATAGAACAAAACCCGCGATCACGAAGTGCAAAACTCCGGATTGCAGAAAAAAAATAA
- the mraZ gene encoding division/cell wall cluster transcriptional repressor MraZ: protein MAGFIGEYDCRLDDKGRFALPSGVKKQLDPADHETFVVNRGFESHLNLYPMKEWEKLMTRVSGKVNGFTEKGRRLLRQFRNGAIPVTIDSSGRILLPQSLMQYAGIKKDLMVVGAFDRIELWDKSRYEQEMKEGLADFSQLAEELLGNLDEENDQ, encoded by the coding sequence ATGGCAGGATTCATTGGAGAATATGATTGCAGGCTTGATGACAAGGGGCGTTTTGCGCTTCCCTCTGGCGTTAAGAAGCAGCTCGATCCGGCTGATCACGAAACATTTGTCGTGAATCGGGGGTTTGAGTCGCACCTCAATTTGTACCCAATGAAAGAGTGGGAAAAACTGATGACACGCGTAAGCGGGAAAGTCAACGGTTTTACCGAGAAGGGTCGGCGCTTACTTCGACAATTCCGCAATGGAGCGATTCCGGTTACGATCGATTCCAGTGGACGAATCCTTTTACCTCAAAGTCTCATGCAGTACGCTGGGATCAAGAAAGACCTCATGGTTGTGGGGGCTTTTGATCGCATTGAACTGTGGGACAAGTCGAGGTATGAACAGGAGATGAAGGAAGGTCTGGCAGACTTCTCCCAGCTTGCTGAAGAACTCTTAGGCAATCTGGATGAAGAAAATGACCAGTAA